From Cyanobium sp. Tous-M-B4, the proteins below share one genomic window:
- a CDS encoding TM2 domain-containing protein, with protein MSSLSETEISNKKLAAGLTGIFLGAFGVHKFILGYTKPAVIMLAVSLLTCGVGYFVFQVIGIIEGVIYLTKSTAEFEAEYLDGQKDWF; from the coding sequence ATGTCGAGCCTGTCTGAGACCGAAATCAGCAATAAGAAGCTGGCTGCGGGTCTCACCGGAATCTTTCTGGGCGCCTTTGGGGTGCACAAATTCATTCTTGGCTACACCAAGCCGGCGGTTATCATGTTGGCGGTATCGCTGCTGACTTGCGGGGTAGGTTATTTTGTTTTTCAAGTCATTGGCATTATTGAGGGCGTCATTTATTTGACGAAATCCACTGCGGAATTCGAAGCCGAATATCTAGATGGCCAAAAAGATTGGTTCTGA
- a CDS encoding thioesterase family protein, which translates to MIADSSSWLLLCRTVRFGDTDAAGVMHFHQLLRWCHEAYEESLERYGLPAAEIFPTPGQIPAIALPLVHCSADFLAPLVCGDPLAIQLEPRRLDSGSFEVHYNFRRGERAAAKALTRHLAIETASRQRCPLPAGVQRWLEASSLGQGIQPL; encoded by the coding sequence TTGATCGCTGATTCGAGCAGCTGGCTGCTGCTCTGCCGCACCGTGCGCTTCGGGGACACGGACGCCGCCGGGGTGATGCATTTCCACCAGCTACTGCGCTGGTGTCACGAGGCTTACGAAGAAAGCCTGGAGCGCTATGGCCTGCCTGCCGCTGAAATCTTTCCCACCCCGGGGCAGATACCAGCCATTGCCCTGCCGCTCGTGCATTGCAGCGCCGACTTCCTCGCTCCCCTTGTCTGCGGCGACCCCCTAGCGATCCAGCTGGAACCCAGGCGCCTGGATTCCGGCAGCTTTGAGGTGCACTACAACTTCCGCAGGGGCGAGAGGGCCGCAGCCAAAGCACTCACCAGACACCTGGCGATCGAGACGGCCAGCCGCCAGCGCTGCCCATTACCGGCTGGGGTGCAGCGCTGGCTGGAAGCATCGAGCCTGGGCCAGGGCATCCAGCCCCTTTAG
- a CDS encoding NAD(P)H-quinone oxidoreductase subunit H yields the protein MTQLETRTEPMVVNFGPHHPSMHGVLRLVVTLDGEDVVDCEPVIGYLHRGMEKIAENRTNVMFVPYVSRMDYAAGMFYEAIVVNAPERLANVPVPKRASYIRVLMLELNRIANHLLWLGPFLADVGAQTPFFYIFREREMIYDLWEAATGQRLINNNYFRIGGVAADLPYGWLEKCLDFCDWFGPKIDEYEKLITNNPIFRKRIEGLGVISREMAINWSLSGPMLRASGVPWDLRKVDHYECYDDFDWDVVCEQEGDCYARYRVRVKEMRESLKILRQACAMIPGGATEHLEARRMAEGKGSEYAGFDYQYVAKKVAPTFKIPDGELYTRLESGKGEIGVYLQGNNDVTPWRFKIRAADFNNLQILPHILKGAKVADIMAILGSIDVIMGSVDR from the coding sequence ATGACGCAGCTGGAGACGCGCACGGAGCCGATGGTGGTCAACTTCGGCCCCCACCACCCCTCGATGCACGGGGTGTTGCGGCTGGTGGTGACCCTCGATGGCGAGGACGTGGTCGATTGCGAGCCGGTGATCGGCTACCTGCACCGCGGCATGGAGAAGATTGCCGAAAACCGCACGAACGTGATGTTCGTGCCCTACGTGAGCCGCATGGACTATGCGGCCGGCATGTTTTACGAAGCGATTGTGGTGAACGCGCCGGAGCGGCTGGCAAATGTGCCCGTGCCCAAGCGCGCCAGCTACATCCGGGTGCTGATGCTGGAACTAAACCGCATCGCCAACCACCTGCTCTGGCTTGGCCCCTTCCTGGCGGACGTGGGCGCCCAGACGCCGTTCTTCTACATCTTTCGCGAGCGGGAGATGATCTACGACCTCTGGGAAGCGGCTACCGGCCAGCGGCTGATCAACAACAACTATTTCCGCATCGGCGGGGTGGCGGCCGATCTGCCCTACGGCTGGCTGGAAAAGTGCCTCGACTTCTGCGACTGGTTTGGTCCCAAGATCGATGAATACGAAAAGCTAATTACCAACAACCCGATCTTCCGTAAGCGAATTGAGGGGCTGGGCGTGATCAGCCGCGAGATGGCGATCAATTGGAGCCTGTCGGGGCCGATGCTGCGCGCCTCTGGGGTGCCCTGGGACCTGCGCAAGGTCGACCACTACGAGTGCTACGACGACTTCGACTGGGACGTGGTTTGCGAACAGGAGGGTGACTGCTACGCCCGCTACCGGGTGCGCGTCAAAGAAATGCGCGAATCCCTAAAAATCCTGCGCCAGGCCTGCGCCATGATTCCCGGAGGAGCCACCGAGCACCTGGAGGCCCGCCGCATGGCGGAGGGCAAGGGCAGCGAATATGCCGGCTTTGATTATCAATACGTGGCCAAGAAAGTAGCCCCAACCTTCAAGATTCCCGATGGTGAGCTCTACACCCGCCTGGAATCAGGCAAGGGCGAAATCGGGGTGTACCTGCAGGGCAACAACGACGTCACCCCTTGGCGCTTCAAGATCCGCGCCGCCGACTTCAACAACCTGCAAATCCTGCCCCACATCCTCAAGGGAGCCAAGGTGGCCGACATCATGGCCATCCTCGGCTCCATCGACGTGATCATGGGGTCGGTTGATCGCTGA
- the rsmH gene encoding 16S rRNA (cytosine(1402)-N(4))-methyltransferase RsmH, with the protein MADPASTALFDHVPVLAEAVLAGFACLPAGLLIDCTLGGGGHSALLLQAHPGLRLVGLDQDPSARAAAAERLAPFGDRVTIVAANFADYVPPEPAVAVLADLGVSSPQLDVAARGFSFRLEGPLDMRMNPESGETAGELLDRAGESELADLIYAYGEERLSRRIARKLKEQGPWAQRHTAELAYLVAGCYPPAARRGRIHPATRTFQALRIAVNDELGVLVKLLHSSPNWLEPGGLLAVISFHSLEDRRVKTAFLADDRLERVTRKAIKASPEEAEANPRSRSARLRISRRLGEGS; encoded by the coding sequence ATGGCTGATCCCGCCAGCACTGCGTTGTTTGATCATGTGCCCGTGCTGGCCGAGGCGGTGCTGGCGGGCTTTGCTTGCTTGCCAGCAGGCCTGCTGATTGACTGCACCCTCGGCGGCGGCGGCCATAGCGCGCTGCTGCTGCAGGCCCATCCCGGCTTGCGACTTGTGGGGCTGGACCAGGACCCAAGCGCCCGTGCCGCCGCCGCTGAGCGCCTCGCCCCATTTGGCGATCGGGTCACAATCGTGGCCGCCAACTTCGCCGATTACGTCCCGCCTGAGCCGGCTGTAGCGGTGCTTGCAGATCTGGGGGTGAGCAGTCCCCAGCTTGATGTGGCGGCACGGGGCTTCAGCTTCCGGCTCGAGGGGCCGCTCGACATGCGCATGAACCCCGAGAGCGGCGAGACGGCTGGGGAGCTGCTTGATCGTGCCGGCGAGAGCGAGCTGGCAGATCTGATCTACGCCTACGGCGAGGAGCGGCTGTCGCGCCGTATCGCCCGCAAGCTCAAGGAGCAGGGGCCCTGGGCCCAGCGCCATACCGCCGAGCTGGCCTATCTGGTAGCCGGTTGCTACCCACCGGCGGCGCGCCGCGGCCGCATCCATCCAGCCACCCGCACCTTTCAGGCCCTGCGCATTGCCGTAAACGATGAGTTGGGGGTGTTGGTCAAGCTGTTGCACAGCTCCCCCAACTGGCTGGAGCCAGGCGGGCTGCTGGCTGTGATCAGCTTCCACTCCCTTGAAGATCGGCGAGTGAAAACGGCCTTTTTGGCTGACGATCGGCTGGAGCGGGTAACGCGCAAGGCGATTAAGGCCAGCCCCGAGGAGGCCGAAGCCAATCCGCGCAGCCGCAGCGCCCGGCTGCGCATCTCCCGCCGTCTTGGTGAGGGGTCGTAG
- a CDS encoding DUF456 family protein, with protein MNDAAPLLWWLCLGIQALAIPGALLPVLPGLALLPLGALLWIWAVGWSAGWPSLLLALVLLVLGWGAEALGLVLGPAKLQASRWAGLGAGLGLLVGLLGLLPALPVGGPLLGLLLGPFLGASLAQWLAARGGLGRALQVGLAVLVGMLVSRLAQALLGVVGVLGFIALTRGA; from the coding sequence TTGAACGATGCCGCTCCGCTGCTCTGGTGGCTTTGCCTGGGTATTCAGGCGTTAGCGATCCCGGGTGCGTTGTTGCCCGTACTGCCGGGACTGGCCTTGCTGCCCCTGGGGGCGCTGCTGTGGATCTGGGCGGTCGGCTGGAGTGCGGGCTGGCCGTCGCTGCTGCTAGCGCTAGTGCTGCTGGTGCTCGGCTGGGGTGCCGAGGCCCTGGGCTTGGTGCTTGGTCCAGCCAAGCTGCAGGCCAGTCGTTGGGCGGGTTTGGGCGCTGGACTGGGCTTGCTGGTGGGCCTGCTCGGGCTGCTGCCGGCCCTGCCCGTTGGTGGCCCCCTGCTGGGCCTGCTGTTGGGCCCCTTTCTGGGGGCGAGCCTGGCCCAGTGGCTGGCGGCCCGCGGTGGCCTGGGCAGGGCGCTGCAGGTGGGGTTGGCGGTGCTGGTGGGGATGCTGGTGAGCAGGTTGGCTCAAGCCCTGTTGGGCGTGGTGGGGGTGCTGGGCTTTATTGCGCTGACGCGCGGAGCTTGA
- a CDS encoding cysteine desulfurase family protein yields MLAYLDHHATTPCDPAVVAAMAPWWSEHCANPANRLYRPALEAAAAVERARGQLARVLGSSAETVIFTSGATEANNLALKGVCEAALAAGNPRRRLVSLVSEHRAVLDPLAYLARHGFPVSLVPIQPNGLVDLTQLEAVLGDDVLLLSVMAANNEIGVLQPLAAIAALCRQRGVLLHVDAAQAAGHIPLAIEELGIDLLSLSGHKFYGPKGVGALLVRPGLQLAAQLHGGGQQDGRRAGTLPVPLVVGLGQALLGAEADREERDGRLGDLRNQLWEGLRDLGGIELNGGGLSGDGAPRLAHNLNVTVQGVDGTRLHRLLRQRLAVSSGSACSQGSPSHVLAALGRSRHQAAASIRFGLGRGSSDVEIALAIETVAAAVRELR; encoded by the coding sequence ATGCTCGCCTACCTCGACCATCACGCCACCACTCCCTGCGATCCGGCGGTGGTGGCGGCGATGGCGCCCTGGTGGAGCGAGCACTGCGCCAACCCAGCCAACCGCCTTTATCGCCCGGCCCTGGAAGCTGCCGCCGCCGTGGAGCGGGCCCGGGGCCAGCTGGCCCGAGTGCTGGGCAGCAGCGCCGAAACCGTGATCTTCACCAGCGGCGCCACCGAAGCCAACAACCTGGCCCTCAAGGGGGTGTGCGAAGCGGCCCTGGCGGCTGGCAACCCCCGGCGGCGACTGGTGAGCCTGGTGAGCGAACACCGGGCCGTGCTCGACCCCCTGGCCTACCTGGCGCGCCATGGGTTTCCGGTGAGCCTGGTGCCCATCCAGCCCAATGGCCTGGTGGATCTGACCCAGCTGGAGGCGGTCCTCGGCGACGACGTGCTGCTGCTGAGCGTGATGGCCGCCAACAATGAAATCGGCGTGCTCCAGCCCCTTGCCGCTATCGCCGCCCTCTGCCGGCAGCGGGGAGTGCTGCTGCATGTGGACGCGGCCCAGGCTGCCGGCCACATCCCCCTTGCCATCGAAGAGCTGGGCATCGACCTGCTCAGCCTCAGTGGCCACAAGTTTTATGGACCCAAAGGGGTAGGGGCCCTGCTTGTGCGCCCGGGGCTCCAGCTGGCTGCCCAGCTCCATGGTGGCGGCCAGCAGGATGGCCGCCGGGCCGGCACCCTGCCGGTGCCCCTGGTGGTGGGGCTGGGCCAAGCGCTGCTGGGGGCTGAGGCTGATCGGGAGGAGCGGGACGGGCGGCTGGGGGACCTGCGGAACCAGCTCTGGGAGGGCCTGCGCGACCTCGGCGGGATAGAGCTCAACGGCGGCGGGCTGTCTGGCGATGGCGCACCCCGCTTGGCCCACAACCTGAACGTGACGGTGCAAGGAGTGGATGGCACGCGCCTGCACCGACTGCTGCGCCAGCGGCTCGCCGTGAGCAGCGGCTCGGCCTGCAGCCAGGGCTCCCCCTCCCACGTGCTGGCCGCCCTGGGCCGCAGTCGTCATCAGGCGGCCGCCTCGATCCGCTTCGGGCTGGGGCGGGGCAGCAGCGATGTCGAGATCGCCCTGGCAATTGAAACAGTTGCGGCCGCGGTGCGGGAGCTGCGCTGA
- a CDS encoding response regulator transcription factor: MNPDLTPAQEPEVTPVRLLLVDDEPGLRTAVKAYLEDEGFAVTTANDGEEGWAVAQEMLPDVILSDVMMPRLDGYGLLQKLRADERLGGTPVIFLTAKGMTADRVTGFQAGCDDYIPKPFDPDELVARVHNVVKRQQRLLAEAARFADADIGQLSKQITEIRSLLATGSAKKPASAPEHVFTPREASVLQLVAEGMMNKEIARRLETSIRNVEKYVSRLFIKTGTASRTELVRYALEHGLVD; the protein is encoded by the coding sequence ATGAACCCAGATCTGACCCCGGCCCAGGAACCAGAAGTGACGCCCGTGCGCCTGCTGCTGGTCGATGACGAGCCCGGCCTGCGCACCGCTGTAAAGGCCTATCTGGAAGACGAGGGCTTCGCGGTGACCACCGCCAACGATGGTGAGGAGGGCTGGGCCGTGGCCCAGGAGATGCTGCCTGACGTCATCCTTAGCGACGTGATGATGCCCCGCCTCGATGGCTACGGGCTGCTCCAGAAGTTGCGGGCCGACGAGCGCCTGGGTGGCACGCCGGTGATCTTCCTCACCGCCAAGGGCATGACGGCCGATCGCGTCACCGGCTTCCAGGCTGGCTGCGACGACTACATCCCCAAACCCTTTGACCCGGACGAGTTGGTGGCCCGGGTCCACAACGTCGTCAAGCGCCAGCAGCGGCTTCTGGCGGAGGCGGCCCGCTTCGCTGATGCCGATATCGGCCAGCTGTCCAAGCAGATCACCGAAATCCGTTCCCTGCTCGCCACGGGCAGTGCCAAGAAGCCAGCCAGCGCGCCCGAGCATGTGTTCACGCCGCGGGAGGCCAGCGTGTTGCAGCTGGTGGCCGAGGGGATGATGAATAAAGAAATCGCCCGGCGACTGGAAACCTCGATCCGCAACGTCGAGAAATATGTCAGCCGGCTATTCATCAAGACCGGCACCGCCAGCCGCACCGAACTGGTGCGCTACGCCCTCGAGCACGGGCTTGTTGACTGA
- a CDS encoding pseudouridine synthase encodes MAPALNGGFAYRDRIAPRAAGQSVSAFYAGCYRHSTPTDWLQRLAAGEIYRNGLQLQADVALAAGDQLIWHRPHWQEAAVPVLPSPLFDNGDLLVFNKPSGLPVLPAGGFLEHTLLAQLQARWPEARPVHRLGRFTSGLLVCARLPASRAWLSALLRESTAQRRCTKTYRALLQPPAPGSPLLALEPDQQLSLTTPIGRCPHTRLGTIWAAAPADPVALPARSELRLLERGERAWLVEVTIATGRPHQIRIHTAAAGAPLLGDPLYAPGGLASEQALPGDGGYHLHAHRLQLVCPDGDLLALEAPLPAALRGAADG; translated from the coding sequence TTGGCGCCTGCCCTCAATGGCGGCTTCGCCTACAGGGATCGCATCGCCCCCAGGGCCGCCGGCCAGAGCGTCAGTGCTTTTTATGCCGGTTGCTATCGCCATTCAACGCCTACTGATTGGCTGCAGCGCCTCGCCGCCGGGGAGATCTACAGGAACGGCCTGCAGCTTCAGGCCGATGTGGCCCTCGCAGCCGGAGATCAGCTGATCTGGCATCGGCCCCACTGGCAGGAGGCGGCCGTGCCGGTGTTGCCCAGCCCCCTGTTCGACAACGGCGACCTGCTGGTGTTCAACAAGCCCAGCGGTTTGCCGGTGCTGCCGGCCGGTGGCTTCCTGGAGCACACCCTGCTGGCCCAGCTGCAGGCCCGCTGGCCTGAGGCCCGGCCCGTGCACCGCCTGGGCCGCTTCACCTCCGGCCTGCTGGTGTGTGCCCGCCTTCCCGCCAGCCGCGCCTGGCTCAGTGCCCTGCTGCGGGAGAGCACGGCGCAACGCCGCTGCACCAAGACCTACAGGGCCCTGCTTCAGCCGCCCGCCCCCGGCTCGCCTCTGCTGGCGCTGGAGCCCGACCAGCAGCTCAGCCTCACCACGCCGATTGGTCGCTGTCCCCATACCCGGCTGGGGACCATATGGGCCGCGGCTCCGGCGGATCCGGTTGCCCTGCCGGCCCGCAGCGAATTGCGCCTGCTGGAGCGAGGCGAGCGGGCCTGGCTGGTGGAGGTCACGATCGCTACGGGGCGCCCCCACCAGATCCGCATCCACACCGCGGCCGCCGGGGCGCCCCTGCTGGGCGATCCGCTCTACGCCCCGGGCGGCTTGGCCTCGGAGCAGGCCCTGCCAGGCGATGGTGGCTACCACCTGCATGCCCACAGGCTGCAGTTGGTCTGCCCCGATGGCGACCTGCTTGCGCTGGAGGCGCCGTTGCCCGCAGCCCTGCGCGGAGCTGCTGATGGCTGA
- a CDS encoding alpha-ketoglutarate-dependent dioxygenase AlkB produces the protein MAEVQAPGLHLRHWPAWLAPSAAAELLERLQLEVPWKQEAITIYGRRHLLPRLTCWMADPGCGYSYSGLANVIEPWSPAAAELREALQMLTGWRFNSLLLNRYRDGRDAMGWHADDEPELEPTAPIASLSLGASRDFRLRPQPSPRHRAAVVSGACPSPAGFGDCTPFNIPLHNGDLLLMEPPTQLWWQHALPRRLRLQQQRLNLTFRVVRPVA, from the coding sequence ATGGCTGAAGTTCAAGCTCCGGGCCTGCACCTGCGCCACTGGCCGGCCTGGCTGGCGCCCAGCGCCGCGGCTGAGCTGCTGGAGCGCCTGCAGCTCGAGGTGCCCTGGAAGCAGGAGGCGATCACGATTTACGGCCGCCGCCACCTGCTGCCGCGGCTCACCTGCTGGATGGCCGATCCCGGCTGCGGCTACAGCTACAGCGGCCTGGCCAACGTGATTGAGCCCTGGTCGCCGGCTGCCGCCGAGCTGCGCGAGGCCCTGCAGATGCTCACGGGTTGGCGCTTCAACTCCTTGCTGCTCAATCGCTACCGCGACGGCCGCGATGCCATGGGCTGGCATGCGGACGATGAACCTGAGCTCGAGCCCACCGCCCCGATCGCCTCCCTCAGCCTCGGCGCCTCCCGCGACTTCCGCCTGCGGCCCCAGCCCAGCCCGCGCCACCGCGCCGCCGTCGTCTCCGGTGCCTGCCCGTCGCCTGCTGGTTTTGGCGACTGCACCCCGTTCAACATTCCGTTGCACAACGGCGACTTGCTGTTGATGGAGCCCCCCACCCAGTTGTGGTGGCAGCATGCCCTGCCGCGCCGGCTGCGGCTGCAGCAGCAGCGCCTCAACCTGACGTTTCGGGTGGTGCGCCCAGTTGCATAG
- a CDS encoding type II toxin-antitoxin system HicA family toxin, translating into MKIPRDLDGAELARRLARFGYAVTRHSGSHMRLTRLLPNGQQHLTIPAHKPLRVGTLRQILKDVANQVGTNLDSLIQALDT; encoded by the coding sequence GTGAAGATCCCCCGTGATCTCGATGGTGCAGAACTAGCGCGGCGGTTAGCCCGATTTGGCTATGCCGTGACCCGACATAGTGGCAGCCACATGCGACTCACTCGCCTGCTGCCGAATGGGCAGCAACACCTCACCATCCCCGCCCATAAACCTTTGCGTGTGGGCACACTCCGACAGATCCTCAAGGACGTGGCCAATCAAGTTGGCACCAATCTGGACTCGCTGATCCAAGCGCTGGATACCTGA
- a CDS encoding 2-oxoisovalerate dehydrogenase has protein sequence MNEILFVVEEAEDGSFRANAVGSSIHTEAEDLEQLHQEIRDAVHCHFEEGDAPPLIRLHHVRQELLAL, from the coding sequence ATGAACGAAATTCTTTTTGTCGTGGAAGAAGCCGAGGACGGGTCATTCCGAGCCAACGCCGTTGGCAGTTCGATTCACACAGAGGCGGAGGATTTGGAGCAGCTGCATCAAGAGATTCGTGATGCCGTGCACTGCCACTTTGAGGAGGGTGATGCGCCCCCGTTGATACGGCTTCATCACGTGCGCCAGGAACTGCTGGCCCTGTGA
- the bchM gene encoding magnesium protoporphyrin IX methyltransferase, whose protein sequence is MAPDQLLEANQAEKLEVKGYFETTGFERWNRIYSDSDDVNRVQRNIRIGHQKTVDNVLAWLQEQGGLESRSFCDAGCGVGSLTLPLAQLGAGSIAASDLSAAMVQEAQRRAGELGAKPGQISFLASDLESLEGRYDTVICLDVFIHYPQAPAEEMVRHLASMAERHLIVSFAPYTPLLALLKGIGQLFPGPSKTTRAYTLREAGIVAAAAKAGFKPMRRSLNQAPFYFSRLIAFERA, encoded by the coding sequence ATGGCCCCCGACCAGCTACTGGAAGCCAACCAGGCCGAAAAACTCGAGGTGAAGGGCTACTTCGAAACCACCGGCTTTGAGCGCTGGAATCGCATCTACAGCGACAGCGACGACGTCAACCGGGTACAGCGCAACATCCGCATCGGCCACCAAAAAACAGTGGACAACGTGCTGGCCTGGCTGCAGGAGCAGGGCGGATTGGAGAGCCGCAGCTTCTGTGATGCCGGCTGCGGCGTAGGCAGCCTGACGCTGCCTTTGGCCCAGCTGGGTGCGGGCTCTATCGCCGCCTCCGACCTCTCCGCTGCGATGGTGCAAGAAGCCCAGCGCCGCGCTGGTGAACTGGGCGCCAAGCCAGGTCAGATCAGCTTCCTGGCCTCCGATCTCGAGAGCCTCGAGGGCCGCTACGACACGGTGATCTGCCTGGACGTGTTCATCCACTACCCCCAGGCCCCTGCCGAGGAGATGGTGCGCCACCTGGCCTCGATGGCCGAGCGCCACCTGATCGTGAGCTTTGCCCCCTACACGCCGCTGCTGGCCCTGCTCAAGGGCATCGGCCAGCTGTTCCCCGGCCCCAGCAAGACCACCCGCGCCTACACCCTGCGCGAGGCGGGCATCGTGGCCGCCGCCGCCAAAGCCGGCTTCAAGCCCATGCGCCGCAGCCTCAACCAGGCGCCCTTTTACTTCTCAAGGCTGATCGCCTTCGAGCGGGCCTGA
- a CDS encoding N-acetylglucosamine-6-phosphate deacetylase: MALSRLAALLPMRWLSNVRLPQAQRCSHGANQRWRIGLDDDDLISLVEPLPAGSRAAGDDWHGDWLSPAGVDLQINGGLGLAFPELTLADLPQLEALLELLWRDGVEAICPTLVTCGVAPLRQALAVLAEARAAHQPGRCQLLGAHLEGPFLEPSRRGAHPAQHLAAPSLAALLQRIDGFESDIDLVTLAPELEGAGAVITALAERGIVVSLGHSAATEAQSHAAFAAGVTMLTHAFNAMPDMHRRAPGPVAAAALRGDVAIGLIADGVHVAPTMAVLLQRLAPEQVVLVSDALAPYGLGEGQHRWDERLLIVADGSCRLEDGTLAGVTLPLLEGVRRLAQWTGEPARAIAAATVLPRRVLGDDRSLDQMLLGMPLAETLRWQEGPAGLSWQRPGAEVTP, translated from the coding sequence ATGGCATTGTCCCGTCTGGCGGCCCTTCTGCCCATGCGCTGGCTCAGCAATGTGCGACTGCCCCAGGCCCAGCGCTGCAGCCATGGCGCCAACCAGCGCTGGCGCATCGGCCTTGACGACGACGATCTGATCAGCCTGGTGGAGCCTTTGCCCGCCGGCAGCCGGGCCGCCGGTGACGACTGGCACGGCGACTGGCTCAGCCCGGCCGGGGTGGATCTACAGATCAACGGCGGCCTGGGCCTGGCTTTTCCGGAGCTCACGTTGGCCGATCTCCCCCAGCTGGAGGCCCTGCTGGAGCTGCTCTGGCGCGATGGTGTCGAAGCGATCTGCCCCACCCTGGTGACCTGCGGCGTTGCACCCCTGCGCCAGGCCCTGGCCGTGCTGGCAGAGGCGCGAGCAGCCCACCAACCGGGCCGCTGCCAGCTACTGGGCGCCCACCTTGAGGGTCCCTTCCTTGAACCAAGTCGCCGGGGCGCCCATCCCGCCCAGCACCTGGCTGCCCCCAGCCTGGCCGCCCTGCTGCAGCGCATCGACGGCTTTGAAAGCGACATCGACCTGGTGACCCTGGCCCCGGAACTGGAGGGGGCTGGCGCCGTGATCACCGCCCTGGCCGAGCGGGGAATCGTGGTGAGCCTGGGCCATAGCGCGGCCACGGAAGCCCAGAGCCACGCCGCCTTCGCTGCCGGGGTGACGATGCTCACCCATGCCTTCAACGCCATGCCTGACATGCACCGGCGCGCGCCAGGGCCGGTGGCGGCTGCCGCCCTGCGGGGGGATGTGGCAATCGGCCTGATCGCCGATGGGGTGCACGTGGCCCCCACCATGGCGGTGCTGCTGCAGCGGCTGGCTCCAGAGCAGGTAGTGCTGGTGAGCGATGCCCTGGCCCCCTACGGCCTCGGCGAAGGCCAGCACCGCTGGGATGAGCGCTTGCTGATCGTGGCCGACGGCAGCTGCCGGCTGGAAGACGGCACCCTGGCCGGCGTCACCCTGCCGCTGCTGGAGGGGGTGCGGCGCCTGGCCCAGTGGACCGGTGAGCCGGCCCGGGCCATCGCCGCGGCCACCGTGCTGCCCCGGCGGGTGCTGGGCGATGACCGCAGCCTCGACCAGATGCTGCTGGGCATGCCCCTAGCGGAAACCCTGCGCTGGCAGGAGGGGCCCGCCGGGCTCAGCTGGCAGCGGCCCGGAGCAGAAGTCACTCCCTAG
- the purE gene encoding 5-(carboxyamino)imidazole ribonucleotide mutase — protein MAVVMGSDSDLPTMQPAVQVLEQFGVAVEVRVLSAHRTPLEMVEFAQMARGRGFKVIVAGAGGAAHLPGMVAALTTLPVIGVPVQSRALSGVDSLHSIVQMPAGIPVATVAIGNGLNAGLLAAQILATADPRLAQEISDYRDGLHGQVTAKDTRLQQLGSRAYLEQMG, from the coding sequence GTGGCAGTGGTGATGGGTAGCGACTCAGACCTGCCCACCATGCAGCCGGCGGTGCAGGTGCTGGAGCAGTTTGGGGTGGCGGTAGAGGTGCGGGTGCTCTCGGCCCATCGCACTCCCCTGGAGATGGTGGAATTTGCCCAGATGGCCCGCGGGCGCGGCTTCAAGGTGATCGTCGCCGGCGCCGGCGGCGCCGCCCATCTGCCTGGCATGGTGGCGGCCCTCACCACCCTGCCGGTAATCGGCGTGCCGGTGCAAAGCCGGGCCCTATCGGGTGTGGATTCGCTCCATTCGATCGTGCAGATGCCCGCTGGTATCCCGGTGGCCACGGTGGCGATCGGTAATGGCCTCAACGCCGGCCTGCTGGCGGCGCAGATCCTGGCCACCGCTGATCCCCGCCTCGCCCAGGAGATCTCGGACTACCGCGATGGGTTGCACGGCCAGGTAACGGCCAAGGACACCCGGCTGCAGCAGCTGGGCAGCCGGGCTTACCTGGAGCAGATGGGCTGA